A genomic region of Verrucomicrobiia bacterium contains the following coding sequences:
- a CDS encoding FAD-dependent oxidoreductase: protein MNQRMVGSAQPGLSRRAFLGATSLAVTAVLAGRGFAAGTAERRRVDVCVYGGTSGGVIAAVTLARLGRSVLLIEPTRHLGGMTSGGLGWVDYGRAATIGGLTRDYFQRIRACYSQAGITTNGWSVEPHVAEQCFEQLIAESHVEVLRETRLAAVDKDGRRLHSLTLDRAPVDARGAPAPEPQERASLIVEAAMFIDCSYEGDLLARAGVSWRSDREGRAEHGENLAGVCYARLVSERNNGPKHEAKQTRLRLDPYVRPGDSASGLLPLVSAAALRPVGAQDNSVQAYNFRLCLTREDPIPIAPPANYDPAHYELVRRYLAALEAIDDPLVPIDLYFNFGQRSPRNHPRLLKITRLLRGKTDVNSGSCGISMDFVNGGAERYANGTWAERARLWHAHEDYQRGYLYFLRTDERLPDWLRQEMAPWGLPKDEFRDTGGWPTQLYVRQARRMVSNYVITQQHCETPGQREDSVGRGSYSLDSHVCGRLVQDGAVIHEGGFYHRLADSYPIPYPAIVPREEECENLLVTFCVSSTHVAFASVRMEPPSMILSESAAHAADLALRQGTSVQRVNLPRLQSRLQDAGQVL from the coding sequence GTGAACCAGCGAATGGTGGGATCGGCCCAACCGGGACTTTCCCGTCGCGCCTTTCTGGGCGCCACTTCGCTGGCCGTCACGGCCGTCCTCGCGGGGCGAGGCTTTGCCGCGGGCACGGCGGAGCGACGTCGGGTGGATGTTTGCGTTTACGGCGGCACGTCGGGCGGGGTTATCGCGGCGGTGACGCTCGCCCGTCTTGGGCGTTCCGTATTGCTCATCGAGCCGACCCGGCATCTGGGCGGCATGACCTCGGGCGGCTTGGGCTGGGTGGATTACGGGCGCGCGGCGACCATCGGCGGATTGACCCGGGATTATTTTCAACGCATTCGCGCCTGCTACAGTCAGGCTGGGATCACCACGAATGGCTGGAGCGTTGAACCGCACGTTGCCGAGCAATGCTTCGAGCAGCTGATTGCGGAAAGTCATGTCGAGGTGCTTCGTGAGACACGGCTCGCCGCCGTGGACAAGGACGGTCGCCGCCTGCACTCGCTGACGCTGGATCGGGCGCCGGTCGATGCGCGCGGCGCCCCCGCGCCGGAGCCGCAGGAACGCGCATCTCTGATCGTTGAGGCGGCCATGTTCATCGATTGTTCCTATGAGGGAGATTTGCTGGCCCGCGCGGGCGTCAGTTGGCGTTCGGATCGCGAAGGACGCGCCGAACATGGCGAGAACCTGGCCGGGGTTTGTTACGCACGGCTGGTCAGTGAGCGCAACAACGGGCCCAAACACGAAGCGAAGCAGACGCGGCTGCGCCTTGATCCTTACGTGCGACCGGGGGATTCCGCGAGCGGATTGCTGCCGTTGGTGTCGGCCGCCGCGCTGCGTCCCGTGGGCGCGCAGGACAACAGCGTGCAGGCTTACAATTTCCGGCTGTGCCTGACTCGGGAGGATCCGATTCCAATTGCGCCGCCGGCCAATTACGATCCCGCCCACTACGAATTGGTGCGCCGTTATCTCGCCGCGCTGGAAGCCATCGATGATCCGTTGGTTCCGATCGACCTTTATTTCAACTTCGGCCAGCGGTCGCCGCGGAACCATCCGCGCCTGCTCAAGATCACCCGCCTGCTGCGGGGCAAAACGGACGTGAACAGCGGTTCCTGCGGGATTTCGATGGATTTTGTGAACGGCGGGGCCGAACGCTACGCGAACGGAACCTGGGCGGAGCGTGCCCGCCTCTGGCACGCGCACGAAGATTATCAGCGCGGGTATTTGTATTTTCTGCGCACGGATGAACGCCTGCCCGACTGGCTGCGGCAGGAGATGGCCCCTTGGGGATTGCCGAAGGATGAGTTTCGCGACACCGGCGGCTGGCCCACGCAGCTTTACGTGCGTCAGGCCCGGCGGATGGTGAGCAACTACGTCATCACTCAGCAACATTGCGAGACGCCCGGCCAACGGGAGGATTCCGTGGGCCGCGGCAGCTACTCGCTTGATTCACACGTGTGCGGCCGGCTGGTGCAGGACGGTGCGGTCATTCATGAAGGCGGCTTTTATCATCGGCTCGCCGATTCCTATCCGATTCCGTATCCCGCCATCGTGCCGCGCGAGGAGGAATGCGAAAATCTGCTGGTGACATTTTGTGTGTCGAGCACGCACGTTGCGTTCGCCTCCGTGCGCATGGAACCGCCGTCCATGATCCTGAGCGAATCGGCCGCGCATGCTGCCGATCTCGCCCTGCGGCAGGGCACCAGCGTTCAGCGCGTCAATTTGCCGCGATTGCAATCGCGCTTGCAGGATGCCGGCCAGGTTTTGTGA
- a CDS encoding class I SAM-dependent methyltransferase, translating into MRQSGNRSDGSQFAQGGVTDTRNLSRHDGVLCYCLRTMSSELNPIQRAASEQFTRQSHRYGKGHILENIADVQAALEKISLPAGAAVLDAATGGGHTGLHLASLGYRVTLSDLTEAMLQRAGEAATARGLNVALRCHPAEAMPYPDASFDLVTCRVAPHHFSSVAGFVAEVARVLKPRGFFLLIDGTVQDDEPEAEAWLHQVEKLRDPSHHRFLTPRQWGELCRAVGLTVTVSELHLKKQPDLNWYFETAATPVENRQRVVELVAHAPAAVRKLFALGEEEGRTIWWWPMLTLVAQKSGH; encoded by the coding sequence GTGAGGCAATCGGGCAACCGTTCCGACGGCAGCCAGTTTGCGCAAGGCGGTGTCACCGACACCCGGAATCTTTCGCGCCATGATGGCGTCTTGTGCTACTGTCTGCGCACGATGAGCAGTGAACTCAACCCAATTCAACGCGCGGCCAGCGAACAGTTCACAAGGCAAAGCCACCGCTACGGCAAAGGCCACATCCTGGAAAACATTGCCGACGTGCAGGCGGCGCTCGAAAAAATTTCCCTGCCCGCCGGCGCGGCCGTGCTCGACGCTGCGACGGGCGGCGGCCATACCGGTTTGCACCTCGCGAGCCTAGGATACCGGGTCACGCTCTCCGACTTGACCGAGGCCATGCTTCAGCGGGCTGGTGAAGCGGCGACGGCGCGCGGGCTCAATGTTGCATTGCGCTGTCATCCGGCGGAAGCGATGCCTTACCCCGACGCGAGCTTCGACCTCGTCACCTGCCGCGTGGCGCCGCACCACTTCAGTTCCGTGGCGGGATTTGTCGCCGAGGTGGCGCGGGTGCTCAAGCCGCGCGGATTTTTCCTGCTTATTGACGGCACGGTGCAGGACGACGAGCCCGAGGCGGAGGCGTGGTTGCATCAAGTCGAGAAACTCCGCGATCCCAGCCATCACCGGTTTTTGACGCCCCGCCAATGGGGCGAGCTTTGCCGCGCGGTGGGGTTGACCGTGACCGTCAGCGAGCTGCACCTGAAAAAGCAGCCGGATCTGAACTGGTATTTTGAGACGGCAGCCACGCCGGTGGAGAATCGCCAGCGGGTGGTTGAACTCGTGGCTCACGCGCCGGCGGCAGTGCGCAAGTTGTTCGCCTTGGGCGAGGAGGAGGGCCGGACCATTTGGTGGTGGCCCATGCTCACGCTGGTGGCGCAGAAATCCGGCCACTGA
- a CDS encoding RNA-binding protein, whose amino-acid sequence MNNKLFVGNLSFNTTENDLQDAFAAHGTVLEANLMMDRMSGRSRGFGFVTMSTPEEAQKAIEALHGQDLDGRALTVNVARPREERPAGGRRESGGRGRY is encoded by the coding sequence ATGAACAACAAACTATTCGTCGGCAACCTTTCCTTCAACACGACCGAAAACGACTTGCAGGACGCGTTCGCCGCGCATGGCACCGTGCTCGAAGCCAACCTGATGATGGACCGCATGAGCGGCCGTTCGCGGGGCTTTGGTTTTGTGACCATGAGCACGCCCGAAGAGGCCCAAAAGGCCATCGAAGCGCTGCATGGTCAGGATCTCGATGGACGCGCCTTGACCGTCAACGTCGCCCGTCCGCGCGAGGAACGCCCCGCGGGTGGCCGTCGTGAATCTGGCGGCCGTGGCCGCTACTGA